In the Leptospira limi genome, one interval contains:
- a CDS encoding LIC11113 family protein has protein sequence MNWHVSISFSVILSLFSLANLSADKNPKVHSLQSLNDEIIHWKQGKISKNFQQNIRNRSVYPTNEENCQLELASKISSVTYYRLSCQGSEEPIFIEFLSQNRNNLPKEEFRLKSVQRIGKKQYLEIQSGFNFVGSNANESTKTNIDDTDLDYPQKKVNQIRNQKSTKVTSYQPIQNPNLFYFQSIAENPKRRKEVPSNLEIFFDSSCPLEFVEKDQSFYWDQTVSYVFRITCVKDSVYRFIRAPSAPSGELMVSNTIWKDPKPGERVLGKALLKKISETQIIWEKVILYYE, from the coding sequence ATGAATTGGCATGTTTCAATATCATTCTCAGTCATTTTAAGTCTATTTTCGTTAGCCAATCTATCTGCTGACAAAAATCCAAAAGTTCATTCGTTACAATCTTTGAACGATGAAATCATTCATTGGAAACAAGGTAAAATTTCAAAAAACTTCCAACAAAATATTCGGAATCGTAGTGTTTACCCTACGAACGAAGAGAATTGCCAACTGGAGCTGGCATCTAAAATTTCCTCGGTAACTTATTACAGACTCAGTTGCCAAGGAAGTGAAGAACCAATTTTTATCGAATTTTTATCTCAGAACAGAAACAATTTACCTAAAGAGGAATTCCGCTTAAAGTCTGTTCAACGAATTGGAAAAAAACAATATTTGGAAATCCAATCAGGATTTAATTTTGTTGGATCTAACGCAAACGAAAGTACAAAGACTAATATTGATGATACAGATTTAGATTACCCTCAAAAAAAAGTAAATCAGATACGAAATCAAAAATCTACCAAGGTAACCTCTTACCAACCAATTCAAAATCCAAACTTGTTTTATTTCCAATCCATTGCGGAAAATCCAAAGAGACGAAAAGAAGTACCTTCCAATTTAGAAATCTTTTTTGATTCTTCCTGTCCGCTGGAATTTGTAGAAAAAGACCAAAGTTTTTATTGGGATCAAACAGTTTCTTATGTTTTTCGCATCACATGCGTTAAAGACTCTGTCTATCGATTTATACGTGCCCCTTCTGCACCTTCAGGTGAATTGATGGTTTCGAATACCATTTGGAAAGATCCAAAACCAGGAGAACGAGTTTTAGGGAAGGCTCTTCTAAAAAAAATTTCAGAAACTCAAATCATTTGGGAGAAAGTAATTCTGTATTATGAATAA
- the csrA gene encoding carbon storage regulator CsrA — protein sequence MLVLARRSNQSIMIGDDIEIVIVDIKGDQVKIGVKAPKNVSVHRAEVYKEIQEENKKAAGTNIKPEDLGKLGDLFKKKT from the coding sequence GTGTTAGTTTTAGCAAGGAGAAGTAACCAATCCATAATGATAGGTGATGACATTGAAATTGTCATCGTTGATATCAAAGGGGATCAAGTGAAGATTGGTGTAAAAGCTCCTAAAAATGTTTCTGTACATAGAGCAGAAGTGTACAAAGAAATCCAAGAAGAGAACAAAAAAGCTGCAGGTACAAATATCAAACCTGAAGACTTAGGTAAATTGGGAGACTTATTTAAGAAGAAAACTTAA
- a CDS encoding alpha-glucosidase — translation MVFRFLSLCCIFLFLECASHILTPFPIQEETFQVSKQIQWIQKPTELVLKNTSFDKNFIKLSLDEPFLSVSEVETISKYRMASFKFEESTKRTCSEQTVDSIKKETGKITILGKLTGKNCSSNYEVSFAAKSDTEIEFKITVSDENLNRIQLVYASQPDEKFFGLGEQFTYDEFKGKKPFFFTEEQGIGRGDQPITTGANLLAGAGGNAYTTYAPIPHYISSENRSVFFENSGYAKFDFDHAKKTKVEFWDFQSEKSISGSIWLGTSAKSLIETYTKKTGRFPKLPEWAYGTWLGVQGGTEKVSAIVKQAKDAGNPVTALWIQDWCGRRVTNFGDQLKWRWYADETLYPDFKKFVKSMNDQNVQVLGYINSFLADTDPKKPGDDFTNPLLTEAKSKGYLVKNAKGEDYLIQTVGFPAYLIDLTNPLAVKWTKDLIKKNLIGMGLSGWMADFGEWLPYDAKLHSGVDAKVYHNRYPVDWARINREAIKEAGMEGKIVFFTRAGYSYSNAYSTLFWEGDQMVSFGTNDGLPSSIVGLTTSGISGYALNHSDIGGYTTISNPLKNYHRTKELLLRWAEVSAFTPVFRTHEGNRPLKNWQVYTYTKPDGTKSLGDEDTVQLFAKIARIHFALKPYIQSLVDEASKTGLPVVRHNAIVEPEDKILLNYKYQFFLGDDLLVAPVVESNEIVQDVYLPRGKWTHFWTGTTYEGNRKIQVSAPIGKPPAFIRVGGKSEGLIRSSLDSIRNKN, via the coding sequence ATGGTTTTTCGTTTTTTATCCCTTTGTTGTATCTTTTTATTCCTAGAATGTGCCTCTCATATTCTCACTCCCTTTCCCATTCAGGAAGAAACCTTCCAAGTTTCCAAACAAATCCAATGGATCCAAAAACCAACTGAGCTAGTTCTCAAAAACACATCCTTTGACAAAAACTTCATTAAACTGTCGCTAGATGAACCCTTCTTATCTGTATCCGAAGTAGAAACCATTTCCAAATACCGAATGGCTTCTTTTAAATTTGAAGAGTCAACCAAACGGACTTGTTCCGAACAAACGGTGGATTCCATCAAAAAAGAAACTGGGAAAATTACCATCCTTGGTAAATTAACAGGGAAAAATTGTTCTTCCAATTACGAAGTCAGCTTTGCCGCAAAATCTGATACCGAAATTGAATTCAAAATCACTGTATCTGATGAAAACCTAAATCGGATCCAACTTGTGTATGCGTCTCAACCAGATGAAAAGTTTTTTGGACTCGGGGAACAATTCACTTATGATGAGTTCAAAGGGAAAAAACCCTTTTTTTTCACAGAAGAACAAGGAATTGGACGTGGAGACCAACCCATCACCACAGGGGCCAATTTACTCGCAGGAGCTGGTGGGAATGCATACACAACGTATGCCCCGATCCCCCATTATATCAGTTCTGAAAATCGATCTGTCTTTTTTGAGAACAGTGGTTATGCGAAGTTTGATTTTGATCACGCCAAAAAAACCAAGGTAGAATTTTGGGACTTTCAATCCGAAAAATCTATTTCTGGTTCCATTTGGCTTGGAACTTCTGCCAAATCACTCATCGAAACCTATACGAAAAAAACAGGTCGTTTTCCCAAACTCCCCGAGTGGGCGTACGGTACTTGGTTAGGTGTCCAAGGGGGAACAGAAAAAGTTTCTGCTATCGTAAAACAAGCTAAAGACGCTGGTAACCCTGTAACTGCACTATGGATCCAAGACTGGTGCGGAAGGCGAGTTACCAATTTTGGTGACCAACTCAAATGGCGCTGGTATGCAGATGAAACCCTCTATCCAGATTTCAAAAAATTTGTTAAATCAATGAATGACCAAAACGTGCAGGTGTTAGGTTATATCAATTCATTCTTAGCAGATACCGACCCCAAAAAACCTGGTGATGATTTTACGAACCCTCTTCTCACAGAAGCTAAATCCAAAGGTTATCTTGTTAAAAATGCGAAAGGTGAGGATTACCTCATCCAAACAGTTGGTTTTCCAGCATACCTTATCGATCTTACCAATCCTTTGGCAGTGAAATGGACAAAAGATCTCATAAAAAAGAATTTAATTGGAATGGGTCTTTCTGGATGGATGGCCGACTTCGGAGAATGGTTACCCTATGATGCAAAACTTCACTCTGGTGTGGATGCAAAAGTGTACCATAACCGATACCCAGTGGATTGGGCAAGGATCAATCGTGAAGCCATCAAAGAAGCAGGGATGGAAGGAAAAATTGTCTTTTTTACAAGAGCAGGTTATAGTTATTCCAATGCTTATTCCACTCTTTTTTGGGAAGGGGATCAAATGGTCAGTTTTGGAACCAATGATGGACTCCCTTCTTCCATCGTAGGCCTTACAACATCGGGTATCAGCGGTTATGCGTTAAACCATAGTGATATTGGTGGTTACACAACCATTTCCAATCCATTAAAAAACTACCACCGAACAAAAGAACTATTACTCCGATGGGCAGAAGTTTCTGCTTTTACCCCGGTGTTTCGTACTCATGAAGGGAACAGACCTCTTAAAAACTGGCAAGTTTATACTTATACAAAACCTGACGGAACCAAATCACTTGGAGATGAGGATACAGTCCAACTCTTTGCTAAAATTGCAAGGATCCACTTTGCCTTAAAACCATATATCCAAAGTTTGGTGGATGAAGCATCAAAAACAGGACTTCCTGTTGTGAGACACAATGCCATAGTGGAACCAGAGGACAAAATTCTTCTCAATTACAAATACCAGTTTTTCTTAGGAGATGATTTACTCGTCGCGCCTGTTGTGGAATCCAATGAAATTGTACAAGATGTGTATTTACCTCGAGGGAAATGGACACATTTTTGGACAGGCACAACGTATGAAGGAAATCGAAAAATCCAAGTCTCTGCACCGATTGGTAAACCACCTGCTTTTATCAGAGTTGGTGGAAAATCAGAAGGTCTCATTCGTTCTTCCTTAGACAGTATACGGAATAAGAATTAA
- the fliW gene encoding flagellar assembly protein FliW: protein MSVTIHTKPFGTIQVDSKQILKFPQGLLGFEEFDEYALIEESAESPFKWLQSTKESGLAFIVIQPELFMNHYKPAISDEELHDIGLTSWKDGIIFLIVTIPHDNPKGMTANLQGPIILNGKEGKGKQCISRDENHPIRKNIIESMEEMSSEKV, encoded by the coding sequence ATGTCGGTAACGATTCATACAAAACCTTTCGGAACCATCCAAGTGGATTCAAAACAAATTCTTAAATTCCCACAAGGGTTACTTGGATTTGAAGAATTTGATGAATATGCACTGATCGAAGAAAGTGCAGAAAGTCCATTCAAATGGTTACAATCCACAAAAGAGTCGGGTCTTGCATTCATTGTAATCCAACCTGAACTGTTTATGAATCATTACAAACCTGCAATCAGCGACGAAGAGTTACATGATATTGGTTTAACGAGTTGGAAAGATGGGATTATTTTTCTCATTGTGACCATTCCCCATGACAACCCAAAAGGTATGACTGCCAATTTACAAGGGCCAATTATCCTGAATGGGAAAGAAGGAAAAGGAAAACAATGTATTTCTAGAGATGAGAACCATCCAATTCGCAAAAATATAATAGAGTCAATGGAAGAAATGTCTTCCGAAAAGGTTTAG
- a CDS encoding sulfurtransferase has product MNWNFLKTEIEPGDFLIDCRSQSAYEEETLEGAYYYPFIKKAFGSDPESQKKLYGPMATVVQEFQKSKKTRIIVFDEGMGMFSTRMVYLLRGMGIKDAYVLGQKWPANGKKAKGELKMEPPVADKAKPIEGVVDKAFMERNLTKLQIFDARTMEEYEGRLPRLTAPEEGTLCGRLPGAFLWDWRNLYDGEANLIERSIFKKRLNGFPFMPERPTVIYDYNGARSCLLALMLREAGYIDVTTYQGSWFEWRKSNLPKQAVAVFGAKQGAQAAAPRVGGVDRKKV; this is encoded by the coding sequence TTGAACTGGAACTTTCTTAAAACCGAAATAGAACCTGGTGACTTCCTCATCGATTGTCGTTCCCAATCAGCATATGAAGAAGAAACATTAGAAGGTGCCTACTACTATCCATTTATCAAAAAAGCATTCGGCTCTGACCCTGAATCCCAAAAAAAATTATATGGCCCAATGGCTACAGTGGTCCAAGAGTTTCAAAAATCAAAAAAGACTCGAATCATCGTTTTTGATGAAGGGATGGGGATGTTTTCCACTCGTATGGTGTATTTACTCCGCGGAATGGGAATCAAAGATGCTTATGTTCTTGGTCAAAAATGGCCTGCAAATGGTAAAAAAGCAAAAGGAGAACTCAAAATGGAACCTCCTGTTGCGGATAAGGCAAAACCAATTGAAGGTGTTGTTGATAAAGCCTTTATGGAACGAAATCTTACGAAATTACAAATCTTTGATGCAAGGACAATGGAAGAATACGAAGGTCGCCTACCTCGTCTCACTGCTCCAGAAGAAGGAACTCTTTGTGGCCGTTTGCCAGGAGCTTTCCTTTGGGATTGGAGGAATTTGTACGATGGAGAAGCAAATCTCATCGAACGTTCTATTTTCAAAAAACGCCTGAATGGTTTTCCATTTATGCCCGAAAGGCCAACTGTGATTTATGATTACAATGGTGCCAGGTCCTGTTTGTTAGCTCTTATGTTACGAGAGGCAGGATACATTGATGTTACAACCTACCAAGGTTCTTGGTTTGAATGGCGTAAGTCCAACTTACCCAAACAAGCCGTTGCCGTTTTTGGTGCCAAACAAGGTGCACAAGCAGCAGCTCCTAGGGTAGGTGGTGTTGATCGAAAGAAAGTCTAA
- a CDS encoding OsmC family protein, translated as MTAVFEDKVIVTTENTKYETKITKGKHHWIADEPADKEGTDLGPMPTELLASSLGACTSITIRMYADRKGYALDSVSVQVTIDKRSPEDHKFIREVTLKGNLKPEERDRLYSVANACPVHKILTGKIEIDTLLLP; from the coding sequence ATGACAGCAGTATTTGAAGACAAAGTAATCGTCACAACTGAAAACACAAAATACGAAACCAAAATCACAAAAGGCAAACACCATTGGATAGCAGACGAACCAGCAGATAAAGAAGGCACGGATCTTGGTCCTATGCCAACAGAACTTCTTGCATCTTCCTTAGGAGCATGTACTTCGATTACGATTCGAATGTATGCCGACAGAAAAGGGTATGCTTTAGATTCAGTTTCTGTCCAAGTAACAATTGATAAACGGTCACCTGAGGATCACAAATTCATTCGCGAAGTCACTCTCAAAGGAAATTTAAAACCAGAAGAAAGGGACCGATTGTACTCCGTTGCCAATGCGTGCCCTGTTCACAAGATTCTCACTGGGAAAATCGAAATCGATACTCTTTTACTCCCTTAA
- a CDS encoding metallophosphoesterase — MKFALIGDIHGYWNQKDIEYFNESDYDFLFFTGDLRGNPKLGKVSFQGLTKRAYMIPGNWDGTSLTSVIGEIVHSNLLIQSGYLGQGRRLQKLSERVKPITILGYSSLVLSQELDLSLIVGRPHAMGGGLSFLPHLKKTYHVTDMETSIETYKRLIDGTKEKHLLFLSHNGPFGLGSAKNAMYGAEFKKEGGDWGDADLTEAIQYAKSIGKKVPLVLSGHMHHSISKTKERETHEYTGGTFYVNGAKVPRIREGKHFHTKIEWTGGSATVIPLWV; from the coding sequence ATGAAATTTGCATTGATTGGAGATATCCACGGTTATTGGAACCAAAAAGACATTGAATACTTCAATGAGTCTGATTATGATTTTTTGTTTTTTACAGGTGACTTAAGAGGGAATCCAAAACTAGGAAAGGTTTCCTTCCAAGGTCTCACCAAACGCGCGTATATGATTCCTGGTAATTGGGATGGAACAAGTCTCACTTCCGTGATTGGAGAAATTGTACACTCCAATCTTCTCATCCAATCAGGTTATTTGGGGCAAGGTAGAAGGTTACAAAAACTATCCGAACGAGTGAAACCAATCACAATCCTTGGATATAGTTCACTTGTTTTGTCACAAGAATTGGATTTGTCTCTCATTGTAGGTCGACCACATGCCATGGGTGGAGGACTCAGTTTTTTGCCTCACTTAAAAAAAACGTATCATGTTACAGATATGGAAACTTCCATTGAGACATACAAACGCCTAATAGATGGAACAAAGGAAAAACATTTACTCTTCCTTTCGCATAACGGGCCTTTTGGGCTAGGTTCTGCTAAAAATGCGATGTACGGTGCTGAATTTAAAAAGGAAGGTGGTGATTGGGGTGATGCCGATTTAACGGAAGCCATTCAATATGCCAAATCAATTGGGAAAAAAGTTCCCCTTGTCCTTTCTGGCCATATGCACCATTCCATTAGCAAAACCAAAGAAAGGGAAACACATGAATATACGGGTGGGACTTTTTACGTGAATGGAGCCAAAGTCCCAAGGATCAGAGAAGGGAAACACTTTCACACAAAGATCGAATGGACAGGGGGATCTGCCACTGTCATCCCCTTGTGGGTTTAA
- a CDS encoding lysophospholipid acyltransferase family protein, with product MKRKILVWLLPLIIVWLQRFVGLTSRFRIFKNEQYEEIFKNKKPYIYSIWHTNVLYSPYLHRNKKVAVLISESKDGDFINQVVHRFGNSSIRGSSSKGGSKALKAMIQHLKKGLPAAFTPDGPRGPALILQPGIIAAAQVTQVPIVPFHYECSRQWILEKAWDKHRVPKPFTTFVVSYGEPIYVPRELNEVEFENMRLKVEEAMLKNREKAIQEAERIRTGESK from the coding sequence TTGAAACGAAAAATATTAGTTTGGCTTTTACCACTGATTATTGTCTGGCTACAACGATTCGTCGGCCTCACATCGCGATTTCGCATTTTCAAAAACGAACAATACGAAGAAATATTTAAAAATAAAAAACCATACATCTATTCCATTTGGCATACGAACGTATTGTACTCTCCTTATCTTCATCGAAATAAAAAAGTTGCTGTCTTAATTTCAGAATCGAAAGACGGAGATTTTATCAACCAAGTGGTTCACCGTTTTGGGAATTCTAGCATTCGAGGCAGTAGTTCTAAAGGTGGATCAAAAGCATTAAAAGCAATGATCCAACATTTAAAAAAAGGATTACCTGCTGCATTTACTCCTGATGGACCAAGAGGACCTGCGCTAATTCTACAACCTGGAATCATTGCAGCTGCACAAGTCACACAAGTTCCGATCGTTCCTTTTCATTATGAGTGTTCAAGACAATGGATTTTGGAAAAAGCATGGGACAAACATAGGGTTCCAAAACCGTTTACAACCTTTGTTGTTTCGTATGGGGAACCAATTTACGTGCCACGTGAATTAAACGAGGTGGAATTTGAAAATATGAGATTGAAAGTCGAAGAAGCTATGTTAAAAAATAGAGAGAAAGCGATTCAGGAAGCGGAACGAATTCGTACAGGAGAGTCCAAATGA